The Christiangramia flava JLT2011 genome has a segment encoding these proteins:
- the rpsS gene encoding 30S ribosomal protein S19 produces MARSLKKGPFVHYKLEQKVAQNVESGKKAVIKTWSRASMITPDFVGQTIAVHNGKQFVPVYVTENMVGHKLGEFSPTRSFRGHAGAKNKGKK; encoded by the coding sequence ATGGCACGTTCATTAAAAAAAGGACCTTTCGTTCACTATAAACTGGAGCAAAAAGTTGCCCAGAATGTTGAGTCTGGAAAGAAAGCCGTGATCAAAACCTGGTCTCGTGCTTCTATGATTACTCCAGATTTCGTTGGACAAACCATCGCTGTGCATAACGGGAAGCAATTTGTACCTGTTTATGTAACTGAAAACATGGTGGGTCATAAATTAGGAGAATTTTCGCCAACACGTTCTTTTAGAGGGCATGCTGGTGCGAAAAATAAAGGTAAAAAATAA
- the rplP gene encoding 50S ribosomal protein L16, whose protein sequence is MLQPKRTKYRKQQKGRMKGLAQRGHRLSNGTFGIKSMDSSFVTARQIEAARIAATRYMKREGSIWIKIFPDKPITKKPLEVRMGKGKGAVEYWAAVVKPGRIMFEIGGVPMDIAKEALRLAAQKLPVRTKFVVARDYQE, encoded by the coding sequence ATGTTACAACCTAAAAGAACAAAATACCGTAAGCAACAAAAAGGCCGTATGAAGGGGCTTGCTCAAAGAGGGCATAGACTTTCAAATGGTACCTTTGGAATCAAATCTATGGATTCCAGCTTCGTGACCGCACGCCAGATCGAGGCAGCGCGTATTGCCGCTACTCGTTACATGAAGAGAGAAGGTTCTATCTGGATCAAAATTTTCCCAGATAAGCCTATTACAAAGAAACCTCTTGAAGTACGTATGGGTAAAGGTAAGGGTGCTGTAGAATACTGGGCAGCCGTGGTAAAACCAGGAAGAATCATGTTTGAAATTGGTGGTGTACCAATGGATATCGCTAAAGAGGCGCTTCGTCTTGCGGCACAGAAACTTCCTGTGAGAACTAAATTTGTTGTAGCTAGAGATTATCAAGAATAA
- the rplB gene encoding 50S ribosomal protein L2 gives MSVRKLKPITPGQRFRVVNGYDAITTDKPEKSLLAPIKKSGGRNSQGKMTMRYKGGGHKRRYRVIDFKRDKQGIPATVATIEYDPNRTAFIALLNYQDGEKRYIIAQNGLQVGQNIVSGSEAVAPEIGNAMPLANIPLGTIISCIELRAGQGAVMARSAGAFAQLLAREGKYATIKLPSGEIRRILSTCMATIGAVSNSDHQLLISGKAGRKRWLGIRPRTRPVAMNPIDHPMGGGEGRASGGHPRSRKGLPAKGFKTRSKTKASNKYIVERRKTRKK, from the coding sequence ATGTCAGTAAGAAAGTTAAAACCAATTACACCTGGTCAGCGTTTTAGAGTAGTTAATGGGTATGACGCCATTACTACTGATAAGCCGGAAAAAAGCCTTTTGGCTCCGATCAAAAAATCAGGTGGTAGAAACAGTCAGGGTAAAATGACCATGCGCTACAAAGGTGGTGGTCACAAAAGACGTTACCGAGTTATCGATTTCAAACGTGACAAGCAGGGGATTCCTGCAACTGTTGCAACTATCGAATACGATCCAAATAGAACGGCCTTTATCGCTTTATTGAACTATCAGGATGGCGAAAAGAGGTATATCATTGCTCAGAATGGGCTTCAGGTAGGTCAAAACATCGTTTCTGGAAGCGAAGCTGTTGCTCCGGAAATTGGAAACGCCATGCCTTTAGCGAACATTCCACTGGGTACCATCATTTCTTGTATCGAGCTTAGAGCTGGTCAGGGAGCTGTTATGGCTCGTAGTGCCGGAGCTTTTGCTCAACTTCTTGCGAGAGAAGGGAAGTATGCTACGATCAAATTGCCTTCAGGAGAGATCAGAAGAATTCTGTCTACTTGTATGGCGACTATCGGGGCAGTTTCTAACAGTGACCATCAGCTATTGATCTCTGGTAAAGCCGGTAGAAAACGCTGGTTAGGTATCAGACCAAGAACAAGACCTGTAGCGATGAACCCAATCGATCACCCAATGGGTGGTGGTGAAGGTAGAGCTTCAGGAGGTCATCCAAGATCTAGAAAAGGTCTTCCTGCAAAAGGATTCAAGACCCGTTCTAAGACTAAGGCGAGTAACAAGTATATTGTAGAACGCAGAAAGACTAGAAAGAAATAA
- the rpmC gene encoding 50S ribosomal protein L29, producing the protein MKQSEVKELSVAELQEELGKSRKAYADLKMAHAVSPLENPIQLRAERRKVARLATELTKREQQ; encoded by the coding sequence ATGAAACAATCAGAAGTAAAAGAATTGTCTGTTGCAGAATTGCAAGAAGAGCTTGGTAAGTCTCGTAAAGCTTACGCAGATTTGAAGATGGCTCATGCTGTATCGCCTCTTGAAAATCCTATTCAGCTGCGCGCTGAAAGAAGAAAGGTTGCGAGACTGGCTACAGAGTTAACTAAAAGAGAACAACAATAA
- the rpsC gene encoding 30S ribosomal protein S3 produces the protein MGQKTNPIGNRLGIIRGWESNWYGGNDYGDKLAEDDKIRKYIHARLSKASVSRVIIERTLKLVTVTITTARPGIIIGKGGQEVDKLKEELKKITDKEVQINIFEIKRPELDAHLVAASVARQIENRISYRRAIKMAIAAAMRMNAEGIKIEISGRLNGAEMARSESYKDGRIPLSTFRADIDYALVEAHTTYGRLGVKVWIMKGEVYGKRELSPLVGLAKNQGKKSGAGRGGNKSRRRK, from the coding sequence ATGGGACAAAAGACAAATCCAATCGGAAATCGCCTTGGTATCATCAGAGGATGGGAATCCAACTGGTACGGAGGAAACGACTACGGCGATAAATTAGCCGAAGACGATAAGATTAGAAAGTATATCCATGCACGTCTTTCTAAAGCTAGTGTTTCTCGTGTAATCATTGAGCGCACGCTGAAGCTTGTAACCGTTACTATCACCACTGCCAGACCTGGTATCATTATCGGTAAAGGTGGACAGGAGGTAGACAAGCTAAAAGAAGAGCTTAAAAAGATTACCGACAAGGAAGTTCAAATAAACATCTTTGAGATTAAAAGGCCAGAACTTGATGCTCACCTCGTAGCAGCAAGTGTTGCAAGACAGATAGAGAACCGTATCTCTTACCGTCGTGCGATCAAGATGGCTATTGCGGCTGCTATGAGAATGAACGCCGAAGGAATCAAAATTGAGATCTCCGGTCGTCTTAACGGTGCTGAAATGGCACGTTCAGAATCATACAAAGATGGTAGAATCCCTTTGTCAACTTTTAGGGCTGATATTGATTATGCTTTAGTGGAAGCTCATACTACTTATGGTAGACTGGGTGTTAAAGTATGGATCATGAAAGGTGAGGTATACGGAAAAAGAGAGCTTTCGCCTCTTGTTGGCCTTGCTAAGAACCAAGGAAAAAAATCCGGTGCCGGACGAGGTGGAAACAAATCACGTCGTAGAAAGTAA
- the rpsQ gene encoding 30S ribosomal protein S17, producing the protein MEKRNLRKERIGVVTSNKMQKSIVVSEVKKVKHPMYGKFVLKTKKYVAHDENNDCNEGDTVKIMETRPLSKSKCWRLVEIIERAK; encoded by the coding sequence ATGGAAAAAAGAAACTTAAGAAAAGAGCGTATTGGTGTTGTTACAAGTAACAAAATGCAGAAATCTATCGTGGTTTCTGAGGTGAAAAAAGTAAAACACCCTATGTATGGAAAATTCGTTTTAAAAACGAAAAAGTACGTAGCACACGACGAAAATAATGACTGCAACGAAGGGGATACTGTAAAGATCATGGAAACTAGACCTTTGAGTAAATCCAAGTGTTGGAGATTAGTAGAAATAATTGAAAGAGCGAAGTAA
- the rplV gene encoding 50S ribosomal protein L22, whose translation MGVRKRERAEQIKEAKQQVAFAKLNNCPTSPRKMRLVADLVRGEKVEKALHILKFSKKEASNRLEKLLLSAIANWQAKNEDASIEDAELFVKEIRVDGGSMLKRLRPAPQGRAHRIRKRSNHVTLVLGANNNTQS comes from the coding sequence ATGGGAGTTCGTAAAAGAGAAAGAGCAGAGCAAATAAAAGAAGCCAAGCAACAGGTAGCTTTTGCTAAGTTGAATAACTGCCCTACTTCGCCAAGAAAGATGCGCCTAGTTGCGGATCTGGTAAGAGGAGAGAAAGTAGAAAAAGCGCTTCATATTTTGAAATTCAGCAAAAAAGAGGCATCAAACCGTTTAGAGAAGCTTTTGCTTTCAGCTATTGCCAACTGGCAGGCTAAGAACGAAGATGCTAGTATCGAAGATGCTGAATTGTTCGTGAAGGAGATTCGTGTGGATGGAGGAAGCATGTTGAAAAGACTTCGTCCAGCGCCACAGGGTCGTGCACACAGAATTAGAAAGAGATCCAATCACGTAACATTGGTGCTTGGAGCAAACAATAATACACAAAGCTAA